In Solanum lycopersicum chromosome 5, SLM_r2.1, the following are encoded in one genomic region:
- the LOC101261117 gene encoding uncharacterized protein has product MENIESVAKAAVEKLKEMNMVENAKEIVLKTTPSFVSEYARILFNWLSGNLKQIAVKMMPVVRISSDWLLKNTKEIIVKTAPFVRTSSHWLLEKAPPLNSIRETPLYISIPIGFLLILFLRRCFSGGDGGGNGKTMKAPGRNNVRIQRRDFESSPKSYFRNLRSRK; this is encoded by the coding sequence ATGGAGAACATAGAGAGTGTAGCAAAAGCTGCAGTGGAGAAATTGAAGGAGATGAATATGGTGGAAAACGCAAAGGAGATCGTCTTAAAAACGACGCCGTCGTTTGTATCGGAATATGCACGGATCTTATTCAATTGGTTATCGGGAAATTTGAAGCAGATTGCCGTGAAAATGATGCCGGTCGTGCGAATTTCATCCGACTGGCTACTGAAAAATACGAAGGAGATTATCGTGAAAACGGCGCCGTTTGTACGAACCTCATCTCACTGGTTACTGGAAAAAGCTCCTCCACTGAATTCGATCCGAGAAACTCCACTGTATATCTCCATTCCAATCGGATTTCTGCTGATTTTGTTCCTCCGCCGGTGCTTCAGCGGCGGCGACGGCGGCGGAAATGGGAAGACGATGAAAGCTCCGGGAAGGAATAATGTAAGGATACAAAGGCGTGATTTTGAAAGCAGTCCTAAATCCTATTTCCGCAATCTCCGCTCGCGGAAATAA
- the LOC101261709 gene encoding uncharacterized protein has protein sequence MGRTRMPNFCLNRIRPHVQIRSPPIQTKNNIIEETMIPASAPEEKVSGGDDVAKSTPIIGRQIMIVVDSSLEAKNALQWALTHTVQSHDLLVLLYVTKPSSKQDEDSKKEINPRIFEFLASMKNICKLKRPEVQVEVAVAEGKEKGPIIIEESKKHDASLLVLGQKKRSMTWRLIMMWAHGGRVAAGGGGGGGGGGVVEYCIQNASCMAIAVRRKSKKLGGYLITTKRQKDFWLLA, from the exons atggGGAGAACAAGAATGCCAAATTTTTGTCTAAATAGAATTAGGCCTCATGTTCAAATTCGTTCACCACCTATAcaaaccaaaaataatattattgaagaAACCATGATTCCGGCGTCGGCGCCGGAGGAAAAAGTTTCCGGTGGTGATGACGTGGCAAAATCGACACCGATAATTGGCCGGCAAATAATGATTGTAGTAGATTCAAGCCTTGAAGCCAAAAATGCATTGCAATGGGCATTAACTCATACTGTTCAAAGCCATGATTTACTTGTTCTTCTTTATGTTACTAAACCTTCTTCTAAACAAG ATGAAGAttctaaaaaggaaattaatccAAGAATTTTCGAATTTCTTGCTTCCATGAAGAATATTTGCAAGTTGAAAAGACCTGAG GTCCAAGTGGAAGTAGCAGTAgcagaaggaaaagaaaaaggtcCAATCATAATAGAAGAGTCTAAAAAACATGACGCGTCACTTCTAGTCTTAGGCCAGAAGAAAAGGTCTATGACGTGGCGTTTGATTATGATGTGGGCCCATGGCGGTCGGGTGGCTGCTGGTGGTGGCGGTGGCGGTGGTGGTGGAGGGGTGGTGGAGTATTGTATTCAGAATGCTAGTTGTATGGCTATTGCAGTGaggagaaaaagtaaaaaacttGGTGGATACTTAATTACTACCAAAAGACAAAAGGATTTTTGGCTTTTGGCTTGA
- the LOC101261410 gene encoding uncharacterized protein isoform X2, with product MEVEENRKKSKKEVMEEIIQKSKFFKAQKAKDREENDELTEQLDKDFTSLVNSKALLSLTQPDKIHALKALVNQNISVGNVKKDEVPDAPRKGPIGKEKADTYEMLVSEMALDIRARPSNRTKTPEEIAQEEKERLELLEQERQKRMAAADDGSDEDGNASDDNSKSIKDPRTISGDDLGDDLEEAPRDKLGWIAEILRKKESELEGEDAASTGDSESEEDDGEDEGSDDGEDEESEESDEEQGKTQTIKDWEQSDDDIIDTEEEDDDEGSGDDAKKVMKIKDHKQVAVKGKEDGTSQTKKEKTTAKDQQSELPYTIEAPKTLEEFTSLIDNCSDDQVIEAIKRIRAFNAITVAAENKKKMQVFYGVLLQYFAVLANKKPLNFKLLNLLVKPLMEMSAATPYFAAICARQRLQRTRAQFCEDIKLTGKSSWPSLKTIFLLRLWSMIFPCSDFRHCVMTPAILLMCEYLMRCPIICGRDIAIASFLCSLLLSVTKQSQKFCPESIVFLQTLLMAALDKEHRSENIQLNNLMEIKELEPLLCIRSSNVEIDSLDFLELVDLPEDSQYFQSDNYRASMLVTVLETLQGFVDVYKELISFPEIFTPISKLLYKLAGENHIPEALREKMKDVSEFIDTKCQEHHMLRQPLKMRKKKPVPIRMVNPKFEENYVKGRDYDPDRERAEKKKLRKRIKEEAKGAVRELRKDNEFLSKAKERERALLAAEKAEKYGKDLAFLQEQEHAFKSGQLGKGKGQKRRR from the exons ATGGAAGTAGAGGAAAAT AGGAAGAAAAGCAAGAAAGAAGTAATGGAGGAAATCATTCAAAAGAGTAAATTCTTTAAG GCCCAAAAAGCGAAGGACAGAGAAGAAAATGACGAATTAACTGAACAATTGGACAAAGACTTTACATCACTGGTGAATTCGAAAGCCTTGTTGTCCCTGACCCAACCAGACAAGATACATGCTCTGAAGGCTCTTGTGAACCAGAACATTTCAGTTGGTAATGTGAAGAAAGATGAGGTACCTGATGCTCCCAGAAAAGGACCTATTGGAAAG GAGAAGGCCGACACTTATGAGATGCTTGTTAGTGAGATGGCACTGGATATTCGTGCTCGCCCATCAAACCGGACAAAGACTCCTGAAGAAATTGCACAGGAGGAGAAAGAACGGCTGGAATTGTTGGAG cAAGAACGTCAGAAGAGAATGGCTGCTGCTGATGATGGGAGTGATGAAGATGGCAACGCATCTGATGATAACAGCAAATCGATCAAAGACCCAAGGACTATATCTGGAGATGATCTTGGGGACGATCTTGAGGAGGCGCCTAGAGATAAGTTGGGGTGGATTGCTGAAATcttgagaaagaaagaaagtgaaCTTGAGGGTGAAGATGCTGCTTCTACTGGGGATTCAGAGAGTGAGGAGGACGATGGTGAGGATGAAGGAAGTGACGATGGggaagatgaagaaagtgaGGAGTCTGATGAAGAACAAGGAAAGACACAGACTATTAAGGACTGGGAGCAAAGTGACGATGATATTATTGATACTGAGGAAGAGGATGATGATGAAGGTTCTGGTGATGATGCTAAGAAGGTGATGAAAATAAAGGACCACAAGCAGGTAGCTGTCAAGGGAAAAGAAGATGGCACTTCacaaaccaaaaaagaaaaaacgaCAGCGAAAGATCAACAAAGCGAACTTCCCTATACAATTGAAGCCCCTAAAACCCTGGAGGAGTTTACTTCATTGATAGACAATTGTTCTGATGATCAAGTAATTGAAGCAATCAAGAGAATTCGTGCATTCAATGCAATAACTGTTGCGGCagagaataaaaagaaaatgcaa GTCTTTTACGGGGTGTTGCTGCAATATTTTGCTGTGTTGGCAAATAAGAAGCCATTGAATTTCAAGCTTTTGAATTTGCTTGTAAAGCCCCTGATGGAGATGAGTGCAGCGACCCCATACTTTGCAGCTATATGTGCTCGCCAAAGGCTACAAAGAACAAGGGCACAGTTTTGCGAAGATATCAAGCTTACAG GAAAAAGCAGTTGGCCATCTTTGAAGACCATCTTTTTGTTGAGGCTTTGGTCCATGATATTTCCATGCTCTGATTTTCGCCATTGTGTCATGACTCCTGCTATACTGCTTATGTGTGAATACCTAATGCGGTGTCCCATCATTTGCGGAAGAGATATTGCAATTGCTTCCTTCTTGTGCTCTTTGCTGCTTAGT GTAACTAAACAATCTCAGAAGTTTTGTCCTGAGTCTATAGTATTTCTTCAAACTTTGCTGATGGCAGCTTTAGACAAGGAACATCGATCTGAAAATATACAG TTGAATAACCTTATGGAGATCAAAGAACTTGAACCTTTGCTTTGTATACGCAGTAGCAACGTGGAAATCGATTCTTTAGATTTTCTTGAGCTAGTGGATTTACCAGAGGACTCTCAGTATTTCCAGTCCGATAATTACAG GGCTAGCATGCTTGTAACAGTTTTGGAAACTCTGCAAGGATTTGTCGATGTATACAAGGAACTTATTTCTTTTCCTGAGATCTTCACTCCAATTTCAAAACTATTATACAAATTGGCCGGAGAAAATCACATTCCAGAGGCATTAAGAGAGAAAATGAAGGATGTATCTGAATTTATTGACACAAAGTGTCAGGAACATCACATGCTGCGTCAACCTTTGAAAATGCGGAAGAAAAAACCTGTACCCATCAGGATGGTTAATCCGAAATTTGAGGAGAA CTATGTCAAGGGTAGAGATTATGATCCAGATCGTGAACGTGCTGAGAAGAAAAAGTTGAGGAAACGTATAAAAGAGGAAGCTAAAGGTGCTGTGCGTGAACTACGCAAGGACAATGAGTTCTTGTCCAAGGCAAAGGAAAGGGAAAGAGCCTTACTTGCCGCGGAAAAGGCTGAGAAGTATGGTAAAGATCTGGCTTTTCTTCAAGAACAAGAACACGCGTTTAAATCGGGGCAATTGGGAAAGGGAAAGGGACagaagagaagaagatga
- the LOC101261410 gene encoding uncharacterized protein isoform X1, whose protein sequence is MAKTAKASKSDSSSKKKKMKKSSKSGPKAKDMKLKAPKENPFETIWSRRKFDILGKKRKGEQRRIGEARSSAIEKRKKTLLKEYEQSAKSSMFVDKRIGENDEGLGEFDKAIMRSQRERQVKLKKNKYNLSDEDEEDFEIGASLGRDDFDEEVPFDEDEEDYGRDDKSAILGQLNSHGSQNAQAGPMEVEENRKKSKKEVMEEIIQKSKFFKAQKAKDREENDELTEQLDKDFTSLVNSKALLSLTQPDKIHALKALVNQNISVGNVKKDEVPDAPRKGPIGKEKADTYEMLVSEMALDIRARPSNRTKTPEEIAQEEKERLELLEQERQKRMAAADDGSDEDGNASDDNSKSIKDPRTISGDDLGDDLEEAPRDKLGWIAEILRKKESELEGEDAASTGDSESEEDDGEDEGSDDGEDEESEESDEEQGKTQTIKDWEQSDDDIIDTEEEDDDEGSGDDAKKVMKIKDHKQVAVKGKEDGTSQTKKEKTTAKDQQSELPYTIEAPKTLEEFTSLIDNCSDDQVIEAIKRIRAFNAITVAAENKKKMQVFYGVLLQYFAVLANKKPLNFKLLNLLVKPLMEMSAATPYFAAICARQRLQRTRAQFCEDIKLTGKSSWPSLKTIFLLRLWSMIFPCSDFRHCVMTPAILLMCEYLMRCPIICGRDIAIASFLCSLLLSVTKQSQKFCPESIVFLQTLLMAALDKEHRSENIQLNNLMEIKELEPLLCIRSSNVEIDSLDFLELVDLPEDSQYFQSDNYRASMLVTVLETLQGFVDVYKELISFPEIFTPISKLLYKLAGENHIPEALREKMKDVSEFIDTKCQEHHMLRQPLKMRKKKPVPIRMVNPKFEENYVKGRDYDPDRERAEKKKLRKRIKEEAKGAVRELRKDNEFLSKAKERERALLAAEKAEKYGKDLAFLQEQEHAFKSGQLGKGKGQKRRR, encoded by the exons ATGGCGAAAACTGCAAAAGCTAGTAAGAGCGACAGTtcatcaaagaagaagaagatgaagaagagtaGCAAGTCAGGTCCTAAAGCTAAAGATATGAAGCTCAAAGCTCCAAAAGAGAATCCTTTCGAAACAATTTGGTCACGACGCAAATTCGATATACTTGGAAAGAAACGCAAGGGTGAACAACGACGAATTGGTGAAGCTCGTTCTTCTGCAATTGAAAAG AGGAAGAAGACGCTCTTGAAGGAGTATGAGCAAAGTGCGAAATCATCTATGTTTGTTGATAAGCGTATTGGAGAGAATGATGAAGGACTTGGTGAATTTGATAAAGCTATTATGAGGTCTCAGCGTGAGAGGCAG gtgaaattgaagaaaaacaaGTATAACCTATCAGACGAGGATGAAGAGGACTTTGAAATTGGTGCCTCATTGGGAAGAGATGATTTTGATGAAGAAGTCCCATTTGATGAGGATGAGGAGGATTATGGGAGAGATG ATAAGTCAGCTATCTTGGGACAACTTAACTCTCATGGATCTCAGAATGCCCAAGCAGGTCCTATGGAAGTAGAGGAAAAT AGGAAGAAAAGCAAGAAAGAAGTAATGGAGGAAATCATTCAAAAGAGTAAATTCTTTAAG GCCCAAAAAGCGAAGGACAGAGAAGAAAATGACGAATTAACTGAACAATTGGACAAAGACTTTACATCACTGGTGAATTCGAAAGCCTTGTTGTCCCTGACCCAACCAGACAAGATACATGCTCTGAAGGCTCTTGTGAACCAGAACATTTCAGTTGGTAATGTGAAGAAAGATGAGGTACCTGATGCTCCCAGAAAAGGACCTATTGGAAAG GAGAAGGCCGACACTTATGAGATGCTTGTTAGTGAGATGGCACTGGATATTCGTGCTCGCCCATCAAACCGGACAAAGACTCCTGAAGAAATTGCACAGGAGGAGAAAGAACGGCTGGAATTGTTGGAG cAAGAACGTCAGAAGAGAATGGCTGCTGCTGATGATGGGAGTGATGAAGATGGCAACGCATCTGATGATAACAGCAAATCGATCAAAGACCCAAGGACTATATCTGGAGATGATCTTGGGGACGATCTTGAGGAGGCGCCTAGAGATAAGTTGGGGTGGATTGCTGAAATcttgagaaagaaagaaagtgaaCTTGAGGGTGAAGATGCTGCTTCTACTGGGGATTCAGAGAGTGAGGAGGACGATGGTGAGGATGAAGGAAGTGACGATGGggaagatgaagaaagtgaGGAGTCTGATGAAGAACAAGGAAAGACACAGACTATTAAGGACTGGGAGCAAAGTGACGATGATATTATTGATACTGAGGAAGAGGATGATGATGAAGGTTCTGGTGATGATGCTAAGAAGGTGATGAAAATAAAGGACCACAAGCAGGTAGCTGTCAAGGGAAAAGAAGATGGCACTTCacaaaccaaaaaagaaaaaacgaCAGCGAAAGATCAACAAAGCGAACTTCCCTATACAATTGAAGCCCCTAAAACCCTGGAGGAGTTTACTTCATTGATAGACAATTGTTCTGATGATCAAGTAATTGAAGCAATCAAGAGAATTCGTGCATTCAATGCAATAACTGTTGCGGCagagaataaaaagaaaatgcaa GTCTTTTACGGGGTGTTGCTGCAATATTTTGCTGTGTTGGCAAATAAGAAGCCATTGAATTTCAAGCTTTTGAATTTGCTTGTAAAGCCCCTGATGGAGATGAGTGCAGCGACCCCATACTTTGCAGCTATATGTGCTCGCCAAAGGCTACAAAGAACAAGGGCACAGTTTTGCGAAGATATCAAGCTTACAG GAAAAAGCAGTTGGCCATCTTTGAAGACCATCTTTTTGTTGAGGCTTTGGTCCATGATATTTCCATGCTCTGATTTTCGCCATTGTGTCATGACTCCTGCTATACTGCTTATGTGTGAATACCTAATGCGGTGTCCCATCATTTGCGGAAGAGATATTGCAATTGCTTCCTTCTTGTGCTCTTTGCTGCTTAGT GTAACTAAACAATCTCAGAAGTTTTGTCCTGAGTCTATAGTATTTCTTCAAACTTTGCTGATGGCAGCTTTAGACAAGGAACATCGATCTGAAAATATACAG TTGAATAACCTTATGGAGATCAAAGAACTTGAACCTTTGCTTTGTATACGCAGTAGCAACGTGGAAATCGATTCTTTAGATTTTCTTGAGCTAGTGGATTTACCAGAGGACTCTCAGTATTTCCAGTCCGATAATTACAG GGCTAGCATGCTTGTAACAGTTTTGGAAACTCTGCAAGGATTTGTCGATGTATACAAGGAACTTATTTCTTTTCCTGAGATCTTCACTCCAATTTCAAAACTATTATACAAATTGGCCGGAGAAAATCACATTCCAGAGGCATTAAGAGAGAAAATGAAGGATGTATCTGAATTTATTGACACAAAGTGTCAGGAACATCACATGCTGCGTCAACCTTTGAAAATGCGGAAGAAAAAACCTGTACCCATCAGGATGGTTAATCCGAAATTTGAGGAGAA CTATGTCAAGGGTAGAGATTATGATCCAGATCGTGAACGTGCTGAGAAGAAAAAGTTGAGGAAACGTATAAAAGAGGAAGCTAAAGGTGCTGTGCGTGAACTACGCAAGGACAATGAGTTCTTGTCCAAGGCAAAGGAAAGGGAAAGAGCCTTACTTGCCGCGGAAAAGGCTGAGAAGTATGGTAAAGATCTGGCTTTTCTTCAAGAACAAGAACACGCGTTTAAATCGGGGCAATTGGGAAAGGGAAAGGGACagaagagaagaagatga
- the LOC101262010 gene encoding E3 ubiquitin-protein ligase At3g02290, producing MGSVCSCFTVRDVDVGGNAASNDQNHTLCKCFSCCFQNLINKCGTIFGQAQGTAGTSVNQGPPSSTAPNAINSSCNTIRSQDRRLPNSGAPPRRLQIQEDVAFRRQEKGISHSRVEPEPDVDADIETTQKLLKAGNLLKSDSAHQGPSSSTAGVTINSSHNTIMSRDRGLPNTAAPRQPQIQQDVAFKQQDKRTSHSRVEPEPADVEIIVGADTLLKSNCDGGSKECRPEMMVTAVQHDVCSSEDEDVCPTCLEEYTPENPKILTKCSHHYHLSCIYEWQERSETCPVCGKLMEFEETN from the exons ATGGGTTCAGTTTGTTCCTGTTTCACTGTTCGGGATGTTGATGTTGGAGGGAATGCTGCCTCGAATGATCAGAATCATACTTTATGCAAGTGTTTCAGTTGCTGCTTTCAGaacttaattaataag TGTGGAACCATATTTGGTCAAGCACAAGGAACTGCTGGGACTTCAGTTAATCAAGGCCCGCCATCTTCGACTGCTCCAAATGCTATAAACAGTTCATGTAATACAATCAGGTCTCAGGATAGACGTTTACCAAATAGTGGTGCTCCTCCAAGACGGCTTCAAATACAAGAAGATGTTGCATTTAGACGACAGGAAAAAGGAATAAGTCATTCACGAGTTGAACCTGAACCAGATGTAGATGCTGATATTGAGACAACTCAAAAGCTTCTAAAAGCAGGCAATCTGCTTAAGTCAGACTCTGCTCATCAAGGCCCGTCATCTTCGACTGCTGGAGTTACCATCAACAGTTCACATAATACAATCATGTCTCGTGATAGAGGTTTACCAAATACCGCTGCTCCAAGACAGCCACAAATCCAACAAGATGTTGCATTTAAACAACAGGACAAAAGAACAAGTCATTCACGAGTTGAGCCTGAACCTGCTGATGTTGAAATAATAGTAGGAGCAGACACACTGCTTAAATCAAACTGTGATGGAGGATCTAAAGAATGTCGTCCAGAGATGATGGTGACTGCAGTTCAACATGACGTTTGCTCATCAGAAGATGAGGATGTATGTCCCACATGCCTCGAAG agtATACACCAGAGAATCCCAAGATATTAACGAAATGTTCTCATCATTATCACCTCAGCTGTATTTATGAGTGGCAAGAGAGAAGTGAAACATGTCCAGTTTGTGGAAAG TTGATGGAATTCGAGGAGACAAATTGA